In Populus trichocarpa isolate Nisqually-1 chromosome 7, P.trichocarpa_v4.1, whole genome shotgun sequence, the following proteins share a genomic window:
- the LOC7490172 gene encoding protein CHROMATIN REMODELING 24 isoform X2, with product MAALSQSTHRKPISLNDRHYRLLQDVSAPPKQPPPPPPVTSFEEEEESVFNVKFDGRRRICKAEPEDDNIPKFCGITDFDSSPEEEKPTKVRIEGRRRLCKVSSGDDGDDASREEVKDDSSFDDIADFDSPIPSKSVGDCGNNKGVNEIKDILSDLTSRLDLLSIEKKRVPENNNVVKKVHVVEYASAESLFSLSSSPSDSSLDVIKNGGGDDESAVDEYEEGDLLSESFDDEVSRGLKKNEYGRVDEKLVPVGKPFVSNVVEDESDVQIESNHDEYVTRVEKTKNVTQRVKENEPDGFNERLRSVGRSSVLSLRDESEDDEDDCVVLTGKKVVKKVGRPGAIAKYNVLSGESETAVLENHAESEDDGSIILPGLKSTYKLPGKIAKMLYPHQCEGLRWLWSLHCKGKGGILGDDMGLGKTMQICSFLAGLFHSKLIKRVLVVAPKTLLTHWIKELSVVGLSGKTREYFGTSLKARDYELQYILQDKGILLTTYDIVRNNSKSLRGDHYFLDEESEDSYIWDYMILDEGHLIKNPSTQRAKSLIEIPSAHCIVISGTPIQNNLKELWALFNFCCPDLLGDNKWFKQTYEHPILRGNEKNASDREKRIGSTVAMELRERIQPYFLRRMKNEVFKEDDATTAKLSRKNEIIVWLRLTTCQRQLYEAFLRSEIVLSAFDGSPLAALTILKKICDHPLLLTKRAAEDLLEGMESMLNPEDVAVAEKLAMHVADVAERTDFQEKHDSISCKISFVLSLLDNLIPEGHNVLIFSQTRKMLNLIEESLVSNGYEFLRIDGTTKVTDRAKIVDDFQEGNGAPIFLLTSQVGGLGLTLTKADRVIVVDPAWNPRKKVSTMVGNSSSSYSLERNVDGAARAFNPKDVNLNKKTSSPDSVGKLTESEILERINRLSQLLGNKVTVLRLPDQGAKLQKQISELNSVLIELRMEKATEREGVISLDDLTGEFERGLNV from the exons atggcgGCTCTTTCACAAAGCACACACAGAAAACCAATTAGTCTGAACGATCGCCATTATCGCCTCCTTCAAGACGTCTCTGCTCCTCCCAAACAACCACCGCCTCCGCCGCCAGTAACGTCCTTcg aggaagaagaagagagcgTATTCAACGTGAAGTTCGACGGACGACGTCGTATTTGCAAAGCAGAACCAGAGGATGATAATATCCCTAAATTCTGTGGAATCACTGATTTTGATTCTTCACCTG aagAAGAAAAGCCTACGAAGGTTAGGATTGAAGGAAGACGGAGACTTTGCAAAGTATCTTCTGGAGATGATGGGGATGATGCAAGTAGAGAAGAAGTGAAAGATGATTCTAGTTTTGATGATATTGCCGATTTTGATTCACCCATTCCGTCTAAAAGTGTTGGTGATTGTGGTAATAATAAGGGTGTTAATGAGATAAAAGATATTCTTAGTGATTTGACCTCAAGGCTTGACCTTTTGTCAATTGAGAAAAAGAGAGTTCCTGAAAATAATAATGTGGTCAAGAAAGTTCATGTGGTTGAATATGCAAGTGCTGagtctttgttttctttgtcgTCTAGTCCATCTGATTCCTCATTGGATGTTATTAAAAATGGTGGAGGTGATGATGAGAGTGCTGTGGATGAGTATGAGGAGGGTGATTTATTGAGTGAGTCATTTGATGATGAGGTTAGCAGAGGGCTAAAGAAGAACGAATATGGAAGGGTGGATGAAAAGTTAGTCCCTGTGGGAAAACCTTTTGTGTCCAATGTTGTAGAAGATGAAAGTGATGTGCAGATTGAGTCTAACCATGATGAATATGTAACTAGGGTGGAGAAAACTAAGAACGTTACTCAAAGAGTGAAGGAAAATGAACCCGATGGGTTCAATGAGAGATTGAGGTCTGTAGGACGGTCTTCGGTGCTTAGTCTTCGAGATGAATCagaggatgatgaagatgattgTGTGGTTTTGACCGGAAAAAAGGTGGTCAAGAAAGTTGGGAGACCCGGTGCCATTGCCAAGTATAATGTATTATCTGGTGAATCTGAGACTGCTGTGTTGGAAAATCATGCAGAGTCAGAGGATGATGGTTCCATTATCTTGCCTGGACTAAAATCTACTTACAAGTTACCTGGTAAAATTGCAAAAATGCTGTATCCACATCAGTGTGAAGGTTTAAGGTGGCTCTGGTCTTTGCATTGCAAGGGTAAGGGTGGAATCTTAGGAGATGACATGGGCTTGGGAAAAACGATGCAG ATTTGTAGCTTTCTAGCAGGTCTCTTCCATTCGAAATTGATTAAGAGGGTATTGGTTGTGGCCCCTAAAACACTGCTCACTCATTGGATTAAAGAACTATCTGTTGTGGGGCTTTCTGGGAAGACTAGAGA ATACTTTGGGACCTCTTTAAAAGCTCGGGACTATGAGCTGCAATATATACTTCAG GACAAAGGAATTCTTCTCACAACTTATGATATTGTGCGGAACAACTCAAAATCTTTACGAGGGGACCATTACTTTCTTGACGAGGAAAGTGAGGATAGTTATATTTGGGACTATATGATTCTAGATGAG GGACATCTCATAAAAAATCCTAGTACTCAGAGAGCGAAAAGTTTGATTGAGATACCAAGTGCTCATTGTATTGTCATTAGTGGCACTCCGATTCAAAACAATCTTAAG GAATTGTGGGCTTTGTTCAACTTCTGTTGTCCTGACCTTCTTGGTGACAACAAGTG GTTTAAGCAAACATACGAGCATCCCATACTTcgtggaaatgaaaaaaatgcttCTGATAGGGAGAAGCGTATTGGTTCAACAGTTGCAATG GAACTAAGAGAACGCATTCAACCTTACTTTTTGCGCCGCATGAAGAATGAAGTATTCAAGGAAGATGATGCCACAACTGCTAAACTTTCCCGAAAGAATGAGATCATTGTGTGGCTTAGACTAACTACTTGCCAG CGGCAACTTTATGAAGCCTTTTTGCGGAGCGAGATTGTTCTCTCAGCTTTTGATGGCTCGCCATTGGCTGCACTAACG atattgaagaaaatatgtGATCACCCGCTTCTCTTGACAAAAAGAGCGGCTGAAGATTTGTTAGAGGGAATGGAGTCCATGCTAAATCCTGAAGATGTTGCTGTGGCTGAAAAATTGGCCATGCATGTTGCTGATGTTGCTGAAAGAACTGACTTTCAAGAGAAGCATGACAGCATCTCCTGCAAGATCTCTTTTGTGTTGTCACTACTG GATAATTTGATTCCAGAGGGACATAATGTTCTTATATTCTCTCAAACTCGTAAGATGCTTAATCTCATCGAG GAATCTCTGGTGTCCAATGGTTATGAGTTCTTACGCATAGATGGTACGACAAAAGTTACTGATAGAGCAAAAATTGTTGAT gaCTTCCAAGAAGGAAATGGTGCTCCTATATTTTTGCTAACATCTCAGGTTGGCGGTCTTGGTCTTACACTTACAAAAGCAGATCGTGTGATTGTGGTTGATCCTGCTTGGAATCCTAG GAAGAAAGTATCCACAATGGTGGGAAATTCATCGTCAAGCTATTCACTTGAACGCAATGTTGACGG GGCTGCTCGTGCTTTCAATCCCAAGGATGTAAATCTGAACAAGAAAACCTCTTCTCCAGATAGTGTGGGCAAACTGACAGAATCTGAAATCTTAGAGAGAATCAATCGGCTGTCACAATTACTTGGAAATAAG GTTACCGTTTTAAGGTTACCAGACCAAGGAGCGAAACTACAGAAGCAGattagtgaattaaattcagTGCTCATCGAGCTGAGGATGGAGAAAGCAACAGAGAGAGAAGGAGTCATCAGTCTGGATGATTTAACTGGGGAATTCGAAAGAGGATTGAatgtatag
- the LOC7490172 gene encoding protein CHROMATIN REMODELING 24 isoform X1, which produces MAALSQSTHRKPISLNDRHYRLLQDVSAPPKQPPPPPPVTSFEEEEESVFNVKFDGRRRICKAEPEDDNIPKFCGITDFDSSPEEEKPTKVRIEGRRRLCKVSSGDDGDDASREEVKDDSSFDDIADFDSPIPSKSVGDCGNNKGVNEIKDILSDLTSRLDLLSIEKKRVPENNNVVKKVHVVEYASAESLFSLSSSPSDSSLDVIKNGGGDDESAVDEYEEGDLLSESFDDEVSRGLKKNEYGRVDEKLVPVGKPFVSNVVEDESDVQIESNHDEYVTRVEKTKNVTQRVKENEPDGFNERLRSVGRSSVLSLRDESEDDEDDCVVLTGKKVVKKVGRPGAIAKYNVLSGESETAVLENHAESEDDGSIILPGLKSTYKLPGKIAKMLYPHQCEGLRWLWSLHCKGKGGILGDDMGLGKTMQICSFLAGLFHSKLIKRVLVVAPKTLLTHWIKELSVVGLSGKTREYFGTSLKARDYELQYILQDKGILLTTYDIVRNNSKSLRGDHYFLDEESEDSYIWDYMILDEGHLIKNPSTQRAKSLIEIPSAHCIVISGTPIQNNLKELWALFNFCCPDLLGDNKWFKQTYEHPILRGNEKNASDREKRIGSTVAMELRERIQPYFLRRMKNEVFKEDDATTAKLSRKNEIIVWLRLTTCQRQLYEAFLRSEIVLSAFDGSPLAALTILKKICDHPLLLTKRAAEDLLEGMESMLNPEDVAVAEKLAMHVADVAERTDFQEKHDSISCKISFVLSLLDNLIPEGHNVLIFSQTRKMLNLIEESLVSNGYEFLRIDGTTKVTDRAKIVDDFQEGNGAPIFLLTSQVGGLGLTLTKADRVIVVDPAWNPSTDNQSVDRAYRIGQKKDVVVYRLMTCGTVEEKIYRKQIFKGGLFRTATENKEQIRYFSQQDLRELFSLPKQGFNISLTQQQLHEEHDSQHKMDEYLESHIKFLESQGIAGVSHHSLLFSKTETVQLAQEEEDEIRKKVSTMVGNSSSSYSLERNVDGAARAFNPKDVNLNKKTSSPDSVGKLTESEILERINRLSQLLGNKVTVLRLPDQGAKLQKQISELNSVLIELRMEKATEREGVISLDDLTGEFERGLNV; this is translated from the exons atggcgGCTCTTTCACAAAGCACACACAGAAAACCAATTAGTCTGAACGATCGCCATTATCGCCTCCTTCAAGACGTCTCTGCTCCTCCCAAACAACCACCGCCTCCGCCGCCAGTAACGTCCTTcg aggaagaagaagagagcgTATTCAACGTGAAGTTCGACGGACGACGTCGTATTTGCAAAGCAGAACCAGAGGATGATAATATCCCTAAATTCTGTGGAATCACTGATTTTGATTCTTCACCTG aagAAGAAAAGCCTACGAAGGTTAGGATTGAAGGAAGACGGAGACTTTGCAAAGTATCTTCTGGAGATGATGGGGATGATGCAAGTAGAGAAGAAGTGAAAGATGATTCTAGTTTTGATGATATTGCCGATTTTGATTCACCCATTCCGTCTAAAAGTGTTGGTGATTGTGGTAATAATAAGGGTGTTAATGAGATAAAAGATATTCTTAGTGATTTGACCTCAAGGCTTGACCTTTTGTCAATTGAGAAAAAGAGAGTTCCTGAAAATAATAATGTGGTCAAGAAAGTTCATGTGGTTGAATATGCAAGTGCTGagtctttgttttctttgtcgTCTAGTCCATCTGATTCCTCATTGGATGTTATTAAAAATGGTGGAGGTGATGATGAGAGTGCTGTGGATGAGTATGAGGAGGGTGATTTATTGAGTGAGTCATTTGATGATGAGGTTAGCAGAGGGCTAAAGAAGAACGAATATGGAAGGGTGGATGAAAAGTTAGTCCCTGTGGGAAAACCTTTTGTGTCCAATGTTGTAGAAGATGAAAGTGATGTGCAGATTGAGTCTAACCATGATGAATATGTAACTAGGGTGGAGAAAACTAAGAACGTTACTCAAAGAGTGAAGGAAAATGAACCCGATGGGTTCAATGAGAGATTGAGGTCTGTAGGACGGTCTTCGGTGCTTAGTCTTCGAGATGAATCagaggatgatgaagatgattgTGTGGTTTTGACCGGAAAAAAGGTGGTCAAGAAAGTTGGGAGACCCGGTGCCATTGCCAAGTATAATGTATTATCTGGTGAATCTGAGACTGCTGTGTTGGAAAATCATGCAGAGTCAGAGGATGATGGTTCCATTATCTTGCCTGGACTAAAATCTACTTACAAGTTACCTGGTAAAATTGCAAAAATGCTGTATCCACATCAGTGTGAAGGTTTAAGGTGGCTCTGGTCTTTGCATTGCAAGGGTAAGGGTGGAATCTTAGGAGATGACATGGGCTTGGGAAAAACGATGCAG ATTTGTAGCTTTCTAGCAGGTCTCTTCCATTCGAAATTGATTAAGAGGGTATTGGTTGTGGCCCCTAAAACACTGCTCACTCATTGGATTAAAGAACTATCTGTTGTGGGGCTTTCTGGGAAGACTAGAGA ATACTTTGGGACCTCTTTAAAAGCTCGGGACTATGAGCTGCAATATATACTTCAG GACAAAGGAATTCTTCTCACAACTTATGATATTGTGCGGAACAACTCAAAATCTTTACGAGGGGACCATTACTTTCTTGACGAGGAAAGTGAGGATAGTTATATTTGGGACTATATGATTCTAGATGAG GGACATCTCATAAAAAATCCTAGTACTCAGAGAGCGAAAAGTTTGATTGAGATACCAAGTGCTCATTGTATTGTCATTAGTGGCACTCCGATTCAAAACAATCTTAAG GAATTGTGGGCTTTGTTCAACTTCTGTTGTCCTGACCTTCTTGGTGACAACAAGTG GTTTAAGCAAACATACGAGCATCCCATACTTcgtggaaatgaaaaaaatgcttCTGATAGGGAGAAGCGTATTGGTTCAACAGTTGCAATG GAACTAAGAGAACGCATTCAACCTTACTTTTTGCGCCGCATGAAGAATGAAGTATTCAAGGAAGATGATGCCACAACTGCTAAACTTTCCCGAAAGAATGAGATCATTGTGTGGCTTAGACTAACTACTTGCCAG CGGCAACTTTATGAAGCCTTTTTGCGGAGCGAGATTGTTCTCTCAGCTTTTGATGGCTCGCCATTGGCTGCACTAACG atattgaagaaaatatgtGATCACCCGCTTCTCTTGACAAAAAGAGCGGCTGAAGATTTGTTAGAGGGAATGGAGTCCATGCTAAATCCTGAAGATGTTGCTGTGGCTGAAAAATTGGCCATGCATGTTGCTGATGTTGCTGAAAGAACTGACTTTCAAGAGAAGCATGACAGCATCTCCTGCAAGATCTCTTTTGTGTTGTCACTACTG GATAATTTGATTCCAGAGGGACATAATGTTCTTATATTCTCTCAAACTCGTAAGATGCTTAATCTCATCGAG GAATCTCTGGTGTCCAATGGTTATGAGTTCTTACGCATAGATGGTACGACAAAAGTTACTGATAGAGCAAAAATTGTTGAT gaCTTCCAAGAAGGAAATGGTGCTCCTATATTTTTGCTAACATCTCAGGTTGGCGGTCTTGGTCTTACACTTACAAAAGCAGATCGTGTGATTGTGGTTGATCCTGCTTGGAATCCTAG CACGGATAACCAAAGTGTTGATCGTGCATATCGAATTGGGCAAAAGAAGGATGTGGTCGTATACAGATTAATGACTTGTGGAACTGTTGAAGAGAAAATTTATAGAAAGCAG ATATTCAAGGGGGGGTTATTTAGAACAGCAActgaaaacaaagaacaaattcGATACTTTAGCCAACAG gatCTGCGGGAGCTATTCAGTCTCCCTAAGCAGGGGTTCAATATTTCCCTCACACAGCAACAATTACATGAAGAGCATGACAGCCAGCACAAAAT GGATGAGTATCTGGAATCCCACATAAAATTCTTGGAGAGTCAAGGTATAGCAGGAGTCAGTCACCACAGCTTACTCTTCTCAAAGACAGAAACTGTACAACTTGCACAGGAAGAAGAGGATGAGATAAG GAAGAAAGTATCCACAATGGTGGGAAATTCATCGTCAAGCTATTCACTTGAACGCAATGTTGACGG GGCTGCTCGTGCTTTCAATCCCAAGGATGTAAATCTGAACAAGAAAACCTCTTCTCCAGATAGTGTGGGCAAACTGACAGAATCTGAAATCTTAGAGAGAATCAATCGGCTGTCACAATTACTTGGAAATAAG GTTACCGTTTTAAGGTTACCAGACCAAGGAGCGAAACTACAGAAGCAGattagtgaattaaattcagTGCTCATCGAGCTGAGGATGGAGAAAGCAACAGAGAGAGAAGGAGTCATCAGTCTGGATGATTTAACTGGGGAATTCGAAAGAGGATTGAatgtatag
- the LOC7466753 gene encoding uncharacterized protein LOC7466753 — protein MPVEDPTSGRLFIWLVSFFLFITIAAGGSLLLMYVVLPADPSRAWFPVAGIALVCLPWLFWVLTCFYRILSRIFGFRIAVGSINGGGDAGGGHPNVFNTTGNAATDNESGNIENPGGDGSQDDFEGPMVMVERNDSGGGNGKTAIKRNLSASNSINMSFRSHESELPLTSSMAC, from the coding sequence ATGCCTGTAGAAGACCCCACTTCCGGGCGCTTATTTATATGGCTcgtctctttcttcttgtttattACTATAGCTGCTGGAGGCAGCTTGCTGCTTATGTACGTTGTCCTCCCTGCAGACCCATCTAGGGCTTGGTTTCCTGTTGCAGGTATAGCCCTGGTTTGCCTGCCTTGGCTATTTTGGGTACTCACATGCTTCTATCGAATTCTTTCTCGAATCTTTGGATTTCGGATTGCTGTTGGTTCTattaatggtggtggtgatgcaGGAGGTGGTCATCCAAATGTTTTTAACACGACAGGAAATGCAGCAACTGATAACGAGTCTGGTAACATCGAAAATCCGGGAGGAGATGGAAGTCAGGATGATTTTGAAGGGCCCATGGTGATGGTAGAGAGAAATGATAGTGGTGGTGGCAATGGAAAAACTGCAATTAAGAGGAATTTATCAGCAAGCAATTCAATCAACATGTCTTTTAGGTCACATGAGAGTGAATTGCCATTGACCTCATCCATGGCATGTTGA
- the LOC7490170 gene encoding uncharacterized protein LOC7490170: MAGLFDKQADLYLDGRPTYPAQWYSMLADHTLHHSLAWDVGTGNGQAALGVAEHYEQVIGTDVSEAQLKRSMTHPRVRYFHTPLSMSDDEIISLIGGEDSVDLVTVAQAVHWFDLPKFYSLVARLLRKPGGLLAVWCYNDAVVSPAFDSAFKRFHDSTLPFWHPNAFLAIEGYKRLPFPFESIGLGSEEKPLELDIPKEMSFEGFLKMISSWSAVVTAKDQGVELLSQTVVKELETVWGGSKLVRSVIYKAFMLAGKVRL; this comes from the exons ATGGCAGGACTGTTTGACAAGCAAGCTGATCTATACTTGGATGGAAGGCCGACTTATCCAGCCCAATGGTATTCAATGCTAGCCGATCACACCCTTCACCACTCTTTGGCTTGGGATGTTGGCACTGGCAATGGCCAAGCTGCTCTTGGT GTTGCTGAGCACTATGAGCAAGTAATTGGAACTGATGTGAGTGAAGCTCAATTAAAACGTTCAATGACACATCCACGGGTTCGATACTTCCACACCCCATTATCCATGTCTGATGATGAGATAATAAGCTTAATTGGGGGTGAAGATTCAGTTGATTTGGTGACTGTAGCACAGGCTGTGCATTGGTTTGATCTACCAAAATTTTATTCCCTCGTTGCACGCCTTCTAAGAAAGCCTGGAGGTCTACTTGCTGTTTGGTGCTACAATGATGCTGTAGTGAGTCCTGCATTTGATTCAGCATTTAAGCGGTTTCATGACTCAACTCTTCCTTTTTGGCACCCGAATGCCTTTCTCGCAATCGAAGGTTATAAGAGACTTCCATTTCCTTTTGAGAGTATTGGTTTGGGTTCTGAAGAGAAACCACTAGAACTTGACATCCCAAAGGAGATGTCATTTGAGGGGTTTTTGAAGATGATCAGTTCATGGTCAGCAGTCGTTACAGCCAAGGACCAAGGTGTTGAGTTGCTGTCTCAGACCGTTGTTAAAGAGTTGGAGACTGTTTGGGGTGGATCTAAACTGGTCAGGTCTGTCATCTACAAGGCTTTTATGCTTGCTGGAAAAGTCAGGCTGtga
- the LOC18100919 gene encoding uncharacterized protein LOC18100919 — translation MADHLFNKQAAIYSEARPRYPSEWFSMLAALTPQHSVAWDVGTGNGQAAIGVAEQYKKVIATDISDEQLKHAIPHPQVQYVHTPLAMSDDELVSLIGGEDSVDLITAATAVQWFDLDRFYPIVKRVLRKPGGIIAVWCYGSMEFSPEIDGILRRFFELGIPFQSQSFKIAVQCYKTLPFPFESVGVGCEGQPLELDMRKEMSFQGLLKFLRSLPVVHIAKEQGVDLLPEELLKEFERAWGEPEMVRTAIYKTYMLAGKVKL, via the exons ATGGCAGATCATCTGTTCAACAAGCAGGCAGCTATATATTCGGAGGCAAGGCCCAGATATCCGAGCGAATGGTTCTCAATGTTGGCTGCTCTCACCCCACAGCACTCTGTGGCTTGGGATGTTGGCACCGGCAATGGTCAAGCGGCTATTGGT gtaGCTGAGCAATACAAGAAAGTGATAGCAACAGACATCAGTGACGAACAACTAAAGCATGCCATACCACATCCCCAAGTTCAATACGTGCACACCCCGTTAGCAATGTCTGATGATGAACTAGTGAGCTTGATTGGTGGTGAAGATTCAGTTGATCTGATTACTGCGGCTACTGCTGTGCAGTGGTTTGATCTTGACAGGTTCTACCCGATCGTGAAGCGTGTTCTACGAAAGCCAGGAGGTATAATTGCGGTCTGGTGCTATGGTAGCATGGAATTCAGCCCAGAAATTGATGGTATCTTAAGGAGGTTTTTTGAGCTAGGTATACCTTTCCAAAGCCAAAGTTTCAAGATTGCAGTACAGTGCTACAAGACACTTCCATTTCCTTTTGAAAGTGTAGGTGTTGGGTGTGAGGGGCAGCCACTGGAATTGGACATGCGAAAGGAGATGTCGTTTCAGGGACTCTTGAAGTTCCTCAGGTCACTTCCGGTGGTCCATATAGCTAAGGAACAAGGTGTGGATTTATTGCCTGAAGAGCTTCTCAAGGAATTTGAGAGGGCTTGGGGCGAGCCAGAAATGGTCAGGACTGCTATCTATAAGACATACATGCTTGCAGGAAAAGTCAAGCTCTAG